GGTGGCAAAGCAAGGCCTAccctcctcatctgaggaggatggtgatgaactctccgagcactcgccctcttgcaacgaagggctggaatcggatacCATTTCCATACTACTCTTCTCATGCCGCCTAGATTTAAGGgaagattttatttcttccctcaaatccgatacacggaggggggcctcttcctctaacgtacggcatatacacgtctgacataatttctttacataggtgtcaggtagtggctccgtgcataacgcacactgcttatgtttagactttgagaccttcttcccctataacaaagcatagtatagaagacagttgtatcagccaatggctcagatataacactcaccactgctgatgaaaatagagtaccggtttctgagggggtgaggtgcgacgtgacgtcgggttgccagggtcctgctgcccgcgtgccacatctccactatgagatctgctgctgctcctctgcttgctgtcggtgttcggcgtctcctgtagaagacatgttgccgcacaccactcaccaagcgctgccttcttttcaaaggtcccgcgctcctcctcccggcctcctccggaagtcgttggttcacttccgggtcataagtgccgacctgctcccgcagcgtcacgcgcgtgtggacgacccagggcggcgtgccttcccccgggaacgCCACTTCTAACGCTCGGCCatgccgctccttgccagacgaggggggaagctgacacaggacttcccccgacgctgcttccgggcccccgactctgccgttctcacctggacaccgcagaggcttggcggacccgggtaggtgaacgagacctgtaggctcccgccgtccggacaggaacccaaactggagggcgagggggaccgcccctttttaacctgcaggttcctgtccggaaggtgggcggatcccctctctcgttgtgggtgctgtcgtggcgataggaaaagcaTCAATTTTGGccttttttatttgcattttacaggtTACCTGATCAGGCATTTGCTACCAGTCTCTGAAACAAACCACATTCTGAGGTGCACAGCAGAATGAGACGTTGTTCCCGTGCACCATGCTCTGCTGAAATACTAGATTCTACAGAAAATTACAAGATAACAGCAATAAAAGGCTACAGGGCTTCACTTCTGCTTCAGCTCTTTAATACTTCAAATACAAAGTGCATCTTGTACTGTTCACCAGCAATTTCAGAACATTTACAGAATCGAAGCAAATAACCTTTTTCAAGAACACACAAGACTCCCAGAGAAATGGGTAAATGAGTGCAAAATATTAACATAATACATAGTGTGCTTTACTGGACCAAAAACTGGACAATTATTTAAGGTTCAGAGTTTCTAGAACCAGTAATGTGTCTGGCTGGCCGACAAGTGGTTTTTCTGAAGACTCCGAGGCAGGGGTTTTGGAAGAGGATTTCTTTTTCTTGGAGGACTTCTTTGGCTTGTATCCTGAGAGGCGGGAAGCAAGGCTTCTTGTAGGTGGTGGTGGCATCACCTAAGGGAGCAAGAATGTTAGCTGTATTgtaaggttaggttcacattgcattagggcagtccattcagcgcatagcgctacggactgccctaatgcaatgtcccaaaaggggtcGTGTTTGCCAATCCCGCTAGCGAGAAACCGACCGTGAACGGTGCAAGCAGCGTTccaggtccatcactcaaatgacggcacatcgctagcgcatgcccaatgtgggcgtgcactagcgatgcgttcgccattacaagcaatggctgcGTTAAcgtactacgttacaccgtgttatgccgcgggttcacataacgcaatgtgaacctagcgccTTAGCAAAGAGGTTTCATAAACTCAAGCTCAGACTATAAAAATGGAGCAAACTTTCTGCAAAAGACATGGAAACAAGACCTAACAGATCTAGACCACCCTTACCATCTTTTTCCTCACTGGGTCATGGGTATTGACATGTCGTGCCAGGCTTTGCtgcataaaacaaaaataaaatatattaatggATTACATGCACACCAGAATTCTACGAGTCACACTCGTTTCTGTAAAGTACCCAGTGTTAACCTGTCAATTTGGTACTATTTAGGCAAAGCCAACCAGCACTTCTAGAAAGTAACCAATCTCCACATCATACAGCCACAAGGATGGCTGCCAGCAATCAACATTTAAGTTCTAGGAGATTAATATAAAAATAATTGAAGACCCTTTATACTTGGAGCATATAATAGAAATTCTCACCTTCATTGCAAATGTTTTTCCGCAGCCTTCATGTTCACAGACAAATGAGCGCAGGTTCTCATGGAATGAGAGAATATGGCTCTTCAGGTTGAATTTGGTTGTGTACGTCCGGTCGCAGTCTTCCCGTGGGCATCGATACACAATCCGCTCTTCTCTGTGGATTTTCTTGTGGTCCTTCAGGTTTGATTTGCTCTTGAACGTTCGGTTACAGACATTGCAGGTAACGTCTGGAGAACAGGAGAAAGTCAGATTTAGGAATAAATGCAATAATCAAATTCTCACATACGGTAACCACTATAAAAGGTTGTTGCAGGTTTTTGTTGGCCAAATCCAGTTGTATTTGTGACCCAGCTCCATGCAATAAAAACTTGGGTACCAAGAAGGAAAACCCAAGAGATAGATTTTCGAGTTTTTAATTATAAGGATGGGATATTGAGCTACAAGAATTGTTAGGTAATGCTCCTCAGGCCTTCCCCAATTCTTGGATACACCTTTTACCATCACCTCTTTACTTACCCTCTGTCGACTCCTCATACATGTGTCTTCCTGTATGATGCATGTCTTTaaatatgtttaataaaatatgactggctttatattttttttctttatggagAGGCTAATGGATATATTTTATCCATAGGTAGGTTATTATGCAATTCATACTCTATATAAAATTTCCTTTAAATATTAATGGGGAGAAACACTGATCGGTCTCTAGCCAGGATTAACGTTACATGTCTTGAATATTCTAAATCTGTATCAGGCTCAGATGAGGAACATAGCCTTatcctatgtgcacacgttgtggtttttactgcggatccacagcgttttgacgctgcggatccgcagcagttttcaatgtggtgtacagtaccatgttaacctatggaaaacaaaaaccgctgtgcacaggctgcggaaaaaaacgcgcggaaacgcagcatgtcaattctttgtgcggattcccatctgctccaatagaaaactgcagattgaaaaccgcagcagaatccacaTTAAAAACTGTGGTAAATCCACAGCTGGTTttgcaaatccactgcggaaaattccgcaatggaatccgcaacgtgtgcacatagccttagcatcCCTTCCGCAGTAGAGCAGACAGGCTTACCTGAGTGAACAGCAGCTGCGTGCTTCAAGTACTCTGACCAGGTGTTCCCCACGAACGGACAAGTGCTATCTTTTTGGCACGGATACCCTACAGAATATAAAATCCGAGTTAAAACAAAAAGCACTAAAATACAAATCAATAGGAAAAACATAAGTGATGGATCGATTTCAGGCCCTCCTGATCAATAGAACAGAGGTCCCAAACCTCCCCCCGCAATTCACTTCTGCACTTTGAGGGAACAACACCCAACTATAGATGTAAAGAGATTACCATCAAGAGACTAGTATaactagagagaaaaaaaaaaaaaaaaaaaaaagggatttttgtgtgtactcaccgtaaaatccttttctccgagccactcattgggggacacaggaccatgaggATCCTTTTTCCGCAGATCTCGTTAAAGACTGGACGGAGTCCCCTTTGGTAGATCCTCAGTCTAACGAGATCTGCAGAAAAAGGAtactcatggtcctgtgtcccccaatgtggcgaaggagaaaacatTTAATGGGATCtgttaaagtgacactagtcataTTAATGGACTGGTAActaatgtattaaagggaacctgtcaccccgttttttcagattgagctataaatactgttaaatagggcctgcgctgtgcgttactatagtgtatgtagtgtaccctgattccccatgtatgctgagaaatacattaccaaattcgccgttttcgcctgtcaatcaggctggtctggtcaggtgggtgtgttcacagcgctcttttcttccccagctttccgttggtggcgtagtggtgtgcgcatgtccaaggtccgaattccctgcgcccacgtgaagacacagcgcgcgatctgcgcggtcatcccttgcatcggtgggggcggccatcttcctggggccgcgcgtgcgcagatggaatgctctgccgcacggggcttcaggaaaatggcagcgggatgccgcgcgtgtgcgcacaagagatcgcggcggccattttcccaaagccgagtttgcatctcggctttgggaaaatggccgccgcgatctctaatgcgcacgcgcggcatcccgcggccattttcctgaagccccgtgcggcagagcattccatctgcgcacgcgcggccccaggaagatggccgcccccaccgatgcaagggatgacagcgcagatcgtgcgctgtgtcttcacgtgggtgcAGGGAATtcagaccttggacatgcgcacaccactacgccaccaacggaaagctggggaagaaaagagcgctgtgaacacgcccacctgaccagaccagcctgattgacaggcgaaaacggcgactttggtaatgtatttctcagcatacatggggaatcagggtacactacatacactatagtaacgcacagcgcaggccctatttaacagtatttatagctcaatctgaaaaaaacgtggtgacaggttccctttaaagctgggATCAGGGGCCATTAATGCTGCCTCATACAGCAGCAAAGCACACAGTTGGGGCCAGCAGTGCAGCAATGCCTCTTGTCTTTACTGTCAAGCAggaggctggggagcggtgtgctcctgatcAGACATCGTGCAACAATCCTTCATGTCCCAGCAAAGTGGTGCCTCGTAAGGAGCTCACACTGGTCTTCACAAGAGCAAAAAGTATGAGAAGTGATATTAGAAACAGACAGCGATACCTGCATGAATCTTCTCATGGCGTTTAAGCTTTGAAGGTAAAGCAAAGCTTTTATCACATCCTTCATGACTGCATCTGTGGACAATAAAGGGAAATTATACAACCAGTTTCCTTGATATCCAACCCTGGACTAATAAGCGCACAGTACTGCTATAGGGGGCCATTATATATTGGTTCTGTGTAGTTTGGGGTATATCCATACATGATTTGTATGTACTGCTGTAGTTGATTGCCAACACTGCATTCTGTCATGTACATGATTCTGACCGTCATGTAGATCCATCTGCTGGCTtaacatggaggactatgagaagaATGTGTACCCTTCCTCTTCTCAGATTCTATATCAGACCAGGTTTCCATTTCCCTTCAGATCAGTTTTCCTCAACAGATGTTAAAATTACATCAAACCCCATGGAGAGGCTCCAAAATAATCAGAAAGTGAAGAGGATGATCAAGTGGTTCCACCAGAGGCTAGACAGAGCGGTCACTTGACTGTAAGTATAAGAAATGGGTCCTCCTGTCCAGTCAGACTAGACGAGCGCAGCCTCACTCAGTACAAGTGTAGGAAAAGTAATGAGGATGAAGGTGGAAACCACCATCAGAACCATGCCAAGCAAGACCATTCCAGAGGTATTAGGGTCACTGGCATACCATTTGCCGCAAGCCAATGGAGAACACAGGGAAGGAGGGGGAAAGGAGAGAAATAAGGCGGAGAACTGACCAAGGAATTAAAAACAGCAGATCTGCTGGCCTGGGGGTCATGTCAGGAGAGTACATAACATGCTGAAGACCCTCAGGGTGGGGCAGCTTTTCTGAATCTAGGGTCTTAGCTGAGAAATTTAGACCACCATAGTTTGCCTCAGGAGCAGACTCCGAAGAACATTAGAGGAAAGAGCATAAAAGGACATTGAATTTTGAGAGAACAACATCTCCAAAAATAGAGTGTCCTGGGAAGGAGAGGGGATgtgaattttgcctgatccgctTAGCTTTAATGCTGACATTACCTTTAAGACAGGGTGGAAGAGACTTGAATCATCCTCTTGCTAGATTCTAGAGACAAAATAGATCACTGTAAGGGACAAGATTAGAACTGCCTTAGAAGAACTTACTGCCCAGGACCAGTGAGAAAAGGTATAAAACGATGTCTCCATCTAGGAGACACCTCAGACCAACAGGACAAATCCTTTCCTAAGGGGGGGGGGGCTGTTGAACATGAGGATCCAACTGAAATTGCTAGCGAGACCAAAGGGATCTTATTTCTACACTATTTTGCCAAAGTCCAGAGAGTACAACCACCCCTCTTCACAAGAAATATGGAGGACCAAAGACCTTGGTGAAGACTCTAAAATCTGGTGGTCACTAATGTGACCTGGCTTTAAGAATGTCATAGGAGTAACTCTCGGCTCTAGTTGAACTCCTAAGAACCAGTAGTACCAGGAACAAATTTTCAATCCCTTCCCTGCACAAATCTGTTCAGCTTTTCTTGATCTGAGGTCTGAGACTCATCCACAGTTTTGTGTGAGAGCAGTAACTCTGGGCATGTTCCATGTTTGGAGTTGAAAGAcacggttagattgagaaagagcaTCCATGCACGTTTCATTCCTGAGAAGATTGAGTAAAATACCAGGTTGAATTCATCTAGAATGAAGGATCTACCAGGATCAGCAGAACAGGCAGAATATTCATCTTCATGGGAAGGAGGGTCACTAGGTCCCACCTCCGGGAAAATCCAACGTGGCTATGAGTGTTGAGAGACCTAATAGCCAGAACTGTATGGTCTCCTACAGACAACAGCCCAAAACTTGAGCTGTCTAGTACACGAGTAGAAGGTATAGCCCACCAGGCGGAAGCAATCTTACGTTCTGCACATACACCCTTCAGCTCCAAAATTAACAACAAAAGTGCCGGCATTTTCTGATCTGACTGAAGAGTTGGATGTGGATTACTGAATGATTGCATAAAATACAATGGGATCTGATCTGTTCTCCGTTTCACCTCCAGAATCGCAttgccttgtaaaaaaaaaaaacaaaaaaaaaaaaccttgtacaCCAACACGCAGTGATTACGTGTACATAATGGTTTAGGGGCACTATTGTACAGCTAGAAGTCGCAGGATACTTACTTGAAAGGATGCTGGTTTGTATGGATGTACTGATGAAGTTTTAGCTGGTTATGTTTCCTGAACTGTTGGCCGCAGTCTGCGAAGTAACACTGAGGAAATAAAACAGAATGAGCCACAAAATCTAAAATGGATAGTGAAAATTTCACATGTTCTTCTACCTCAACACATCTGTATAAGGACTATCAGGGGGCAGACCAGCCTTTCAACCTCCACTGCTTATGGCCAACTCAACAGAAGATAGTtgactagtggacaaccccttcttaatctcTTGTGCCCATCATGAAATCGCACTAGATACTTCCCTCGAGGAGCGGCACCATTTTGGCGGTGGGGACACTAAACAATTGCCGCCAGTCGCACTCCAGAGATGGGGGAGGTCAAGCGCTTTTCTATTGTATGATGGACACTGAAGCCAAGAGACTGCCCTATAGTGGACCACCCAAGCTGAAGCAATATACAGAAGCCATACCACATAGATCACAGGTGGAGATGCGTGGGCCCTTTTAAAGTGCAGCCTCATGTTTGACGCTGTGGTAAAGGCCAAGTTGCAGTTTTCAGCTTCACACCTAGAGACAAGATTAATCATTGAGAATCCAGTGAAACAGCAAATTACAGAACCAAGGAACTTTCTGCTCAGCAAGCGCCATGGAGTGTTACCACCATAGAAGACAATGATGCTTCTGCTACATGAGACTGTGGGGGGTCCCAAGGGTCAGACCCCACTGATGACCCAATCTACAAAATGCATTAGATTCGCCAATTGTATTTATTAGATTTGTTGTACTAGATGTCATTTATCACAACTGGTTAATGACCGACAGTGCAGCGGTAACACAACTGAAAGCTATGGCCGTACAAGGCCACATTTATGCCATAGCCAACTGATACATGCAGCTCAATGAAGGGGTCCCGCCTCAGCAGATAAGGCCACAGCAGATGACTCCATTTACATCTAttgaagtgccacaaatcccagcgGCCTCAGACGGAGTCGGTCAGGATGTAGGAGCAGAATCACAATGTGACCTTTCGTAGTGCAGTAAACTTACTTGCAGGGTCTTTCCTCGGTGTGAGTCAGGTTATGGCGATTCAGATGAAACAAGGTAGTGAAGCCTTTACCACATCCTTCATATGTGCAGGGGAAGGGTCTCTACAGGAAAACAGGATGTTACTGTGCATTCAGGGCACATAGGGGGTTAATACATCCATAGCAGCAAATAATGACTGAAGACCAATAGCATCttattaggcctgtcccacacgtccagataattccagtaccggaaaaatcggtactggagttatccgtgtccgtgtgctcacgtggcacatcagtgtggcacacgtgcggtagcAGTgtgccgtgtgccgactgggtaccacacgcaccctgcaggagacagcgctacagtaagcactgtccttttctttgggtgctgaatccagaattcattccgtcttcccagcagcgttcactggagcgaaggaatgaaaaagcattcttttttttgttaaaataaagttcccggtaatctcccccctccctccccctgtgcgcccgcccgctggcattaaaatacttacccagctcccccggcgcttcctctcagcgtagcagctcttcctgtatgaccggtcacgtggtgctgcttattacagtgatgaatatgcggctccacccctatgggaggtggagccacatattcatcactaataagcggcaccacgtgaccgctcgtacaggaagagctgcaacgctgagaggaagcatcgagggagccgggtaagtattttaatgtcagctggcgggtgcacagggggagggagggggtagattaccgggaactttattttaaacaaaaaaaaaaaaaaaaaaaaaaaaaaaaaatagaattattcttaccgttaattcggtttctaggaaccttccacgacggcatatggaggttgtctctttgccctaatggggaacaggaaacacagagaggtttaaaaggacctcccacctgccagtgacttacaactgaacccatagcaccggtttaccttccgaatcccagaactaatccaggaatatatatcgggtgggaaattagtgccgtcgtggaaggttcctagaaaccgaattaacggtaagaataattctattttctctagtcaccttccacgacggcatatggaggaataccaactaatttggcactagggagggacaacggcctgcagaactttacggccgaagactaagtccttattggacaatacatctaatctgtaatgtttagagaaagtatgaagtgaagaccacgttgctgccctgcagatctgctctggggatgcacctgctctttctgcccaggagactgacgtagatcttgttgaatgggccttgatccctactggaggtattttgttttgagcaaggtaggcttccgttatagcctttttgatccatgtagcaatggtacttttagctacttttttacccttattttgcccagagggatggacaaagaggttatgatcgattctgaaagcacgggtctgatctaagtattgcagcacaatacgtcggacgtccagagtgttgaatcttctttcttccgaatttgcaggactatggcaaaaggttggtagaacaatctcttgggaacgatgaaaatcagagactacctttggaagaaaagaaggatctagacgaagtactattgagtcatctctcactagaagatacggctctcttatagataaggcttgtagttcacccactcttctagccgaagttatggctaccaaaaacagttttgtatgcaagattttgaagagagcaggaggaaaaaggttcaaaaggcgggcctgtaaaaccttgaagcaccacattcagatcccatgggggaactattatctgttttctaggattcatcctagttgctgatgttaaaaatcttttgatccagcgatggcctgctagatcttgatcaaaaaaggagctaagtgccgagacctggactcagagtactgggcctaagacccattcctaagcctttttgcaaaaaatctaagatgttaggtatattaggcttgagaggatctggaaggttaggtagacaaaaagacgaaaactttttccagattttgttgtagatggcgttggttactggctttttcgatttttggagagtagctatgacagagtccgatagtccttttgctttcaagacctgggcttcagtaaccacgccgctaaattccatttctgagggtctgcgtggagaataggaccctgagagaggagatcgttttttagaggtaacattactggtccatccacttgtagttggatgatcaagttgaaccaacttcttttgggccaaaaaggggctatcaggatagtcggagttccttctattcgtatcttccttagaacctttgccaggattgggattggtggaaatgcgtagacaagctggaagtgccaatcttggactagggcatccactcctctgggattgcctcttgggttcaaggaaaaaaaggttttgacttttgcgttctggtgagaggcaaagaggtcgacttctggaagaccccacttttgtactagcatattgaacgtttgaaggtccaggctccactcgccaggatgaatgtcctggcgactcaggtagtctgcttgaatatttgcagtcccttttagatgaattgctgtcagtgacagtaagtgtttctcggcccaataaaaaattcgagcggagatctttttcaaactgaggaattttgtGCCGCCCTGACGCCTGATATgcgccaccgtggtcatgttgtctgaatagatctggacatgttgaccggaaatctgacggcttgctgctaacagggcctcttccacagctttgagttctctgaaatttgacgatttctcgctgatcgactggttccaaagaccttggtaaggaacatgatttactatggctccccagcctctcctgctggcatctgtcttgatcgtAGTTATCGGGAGCTGAATCCAGCTCACccccttcaggaggtttctggaattcatccaccatgttaaggatgctttcactcgacctggtGTGTGAATCCTTCTTGTTATTGACCATCccacctgtctagaatgtgggtttggagaattctggagtgagcttgagcccaagccactgattgtatacaggctgtcatggagcctaagagagacattccttctcgaagagtaggacatctcatctccttgaattttctgacttttgctactaatggtagcctgtgatcgtctgggagaaaggacatctgttttgttgagtccagaaccacccccaagaactttctggttcttgagggttgaagctgagacttcttcatgtttggaatccaacccagagacttcaatatctccaaagtggttgacacatgggatatcagggtcatctcggtgggggcaactaccagtagatcgtccaagtagggcactatacagacaccttgactccggataaatgacactctagccacctgcacatccacctttggaatgtccaatttgattacttcaccctctagaggaaatctaggcttcatttctgcaggggcagtgaggcgtttctcaggctgttctcATTCCTGATTAACCATACTAACaatgttagcgtgcaccgggaaccccactcttttctccgatctgagtccgccaaacatctgatcctgtacggactgtggctcatattcctcttctaggcccatagtattacggacagcagatactaaatcctcaatgtaatctgaggaaaagaggtatttcctgacctcagctttaggcgatacaggatcttcccagcccacagatgaagtatgggagaggtctgaatcagagtctgattcgaccgcctgaatttttctctttttagctggggaatgcggcggcggaggtggaggtggaggagtagtaaaagctgctaacgaagattgcacctcctgttttactaaggagcgaatttcatccagtagagatggttgctcagcttttacaatcttgtcagtacatggctggcagagtcttttgtcccagttaagagggaatttagtagaacagactgggcacttctttttaatagcggctttaggggcagacttctctccctgaaatgacaagggagaggggagtgaggacattaaaaccccctataggtactacctcccggatcctatccctgcaaaacacttactgtagcaggggtagcgctgggctccgcagatgcagggcacaaggaaccatccatactgggaaaattagtcttacctcagtggtggttcagcagggtttaagaacgctgtccgcacctgcctccagcaatcagcagctccccctccccctccgggatccatgtgaggggacgccatcagtccgacacgccggccggcgaacccggaagaagcggcttccaggagaacgagggaccggaagtgacgcgcgagaccgccgacgtcacatccggaacgccgagccggcaatggagggggagaacgctgagcagctcatggaggatcccggcgagggatcccaggcctgctttgccctcgtgggggcgcgggaaggccgg
The Ranitomeya imitator isolate aRanImi1 chromosome 3, aRanImi1.pri, whole genome shotgun sequence genome window above contains:
- the GTF3A gene encoding transcription factor IIIA isoform X2; this encodes MAVCVAQWCGPGAEREPGCRMGEVAPPLPLVYKRFICSVPDCNATYNKNWKLLAHLCKHTGERPFPCTYEGCGKGFTTLFHLNRHNLTHTEERPCKCEAENCNLAFTTASNMRLHFKRAHASPPVIYVCYFADCGQQFRKHNQLKLHQYIHTNQHPFKCSHEGCDKSFALPSKLKRHEKIHAGYPCQKDSTCPFVGNTWSEYLKHAAAVHSDVTCNVCNRTFKSKSNLKDHKKIHREERIVYRCPREDCDRTYTTKFNLKSHILSFHENLRSFVCEHEGCGKTFAMKQSLARHVNTHDPVRKKMVMPPPPTRSLASRLSGYKPKKSSKKKKSSSKTPASESSEKPLVGQPDTLLVLETLNLK
- the GTF3A gene encoding transcription factor IIIA isoform X1, translated to MAVCVAQWCGPGAEREPGCRMGEVAPPLPLVYKRFICSVPDCNATYNKNWKLLAHLCKHTGEVRQRPFPCTYEGCGKGFTTLFHLNRHNLTHTEERPCKCEAENCNLAFTTASNMRLHFKRAHASPPVIYVCYFADCGQQFRKHNQLKLHQYIHTNQHPFKCSHEGCDKSFALPSKLKRHEKIHAGYPCQKDSTCPFVGNTWSEYLKHAAAVHSDVTCNVCNRTFKSKSNLKDHKKIHREERIVYRCPREDCDRTYTTKFNLKSHILSFHENLRSFVCEHEGCGKTFAMKQSLARHVNTHDPVRKKMVMPPPPTRSLASRLSGYKPKKSSKKKKSSSKTPASESSEKPLVGQPDTLLVLETLNLK
- the GTF3A gene encoding transcription factor IIIA isoform X3, which codes for MAVCVAQWCGPGAEREPGCRMGEVAPPLPLVYKRFICSVPDCNATYNKNWKLLAHLCKHTGECYFADCGQQFRKHNQLKLHQYIHTNQHPFKCSHEGCDKSFALPSKLKRHEKIHAGYPCQKDSTCPFVGNTWSEYLKHAAAVHSDVTCNVCNRTFKSKSNLKDHKKIHREERIVYRCPREDCDRTYTTKFNLKSHILSFHENLRSFVCEHEGCGKTFAMKQSLARHVNTHDPVRKKMVMPPPPTRSLASRLSGYKPKKSSKKKKSSSKTPASESSEKPLVGQPDTLLVLETLNLK